The following are encoded in a window of Astyanax mexicanus isolate ESR-SI-001 chromosome 6, AstMex3_surface, whole genome shotgun sequence genomic DNA:
- the LOC111196955 gene encoding uncharacterized protein C14orf93-like, whose amino-acid sequence MLEMEQSPSFRRYPRPSSVGPEEMAAAWRRSSRYQEAPTLRSPGPPWDNVNSSDGVTLDDVWKVMSGIVTNIQELKEEVRNNGRAIREMEEKLDGVLSVRKKHASCSGVKVPGGLSAAVRQVHRQLGEDLQWKVGPNDCFRSKHNEQVTKSVTEAIKDSGDAWGPDSLLRKACNRYFENLKSQKKLDLEGTTDVSKRKKTLTSRRDRLFKKRVKVGREILSQDDFDHLLNADPNFMSDEESDEDDKGVFIVKPPRWREKRLTAIVQQCQQVLDENRRTGVMPCTSRPRKHEGFSAREAPAAQEKQKYVEKV is encoded by the exons ATGCTAGAGATGGAGCAATCACCATCTTTTCGACGCTACCCTCGCCCTTCCTCAGTTGGGCCAGAGGAAATGGCAGCGGCTTGGAGACGCAGCTCCCGCTACCAGGAGGCACCCACCCTCCGATCTCCAGGTCCTCCATGGGATAACGTTAATTCTTCGGATGGTGTAACATTGGATGATGTTTGGAA AGTCATGTCTGGGATTGTGACAAATATCCAAGAGCTAAAGGAGGAAGTCCGAAACAATGGAAGAGCAATTAGGGAGATGGAGGAAAAGCTCGATGGAGTCCTGTCTGTGAGAAAGAAACATGCTTCGTGTAGTGGCGTAAAAGTGCCTGGGGGCCTTTCT GCTGCGGTGCGACAAGTCCACAGACAGCTTGGGGAGGATTTGCAGTGGAAAGTGGGACCCAATGACTG cTTCAGGTCAAAACACAATGAGCAGGTGACAAAGTCAGTCACTGAAGCCATTAAGGACTCTGGAGATGCCTGGGGTCCAGACAGTCTGTTGAGAA agGCATGCAACAGATACTTTGAAAATTTAAAGTCGCAGAAGAAGCTTGACCTGGAGGGCACAACAGATGTGAGCAAAAGGAAGAAAACCCTTACTAGTCGTCGTGACAGG CTGTTCAAAAAACGAGTGAAAGTTGGCCGTGAAATTCTAAGCCAGGATGATTTTGACCATCTCCTTAATGCAGATCCCAACTTCATGTCAGATGAGGAAAGTGATGAAGATGACAAAGGGGTATTCATCGTGAAACCTCCAAGGTGGAGAGAAAAGAGGCTAACCGCGATTGTGCAGCAGTGCCAGCAGGTCTTGGATGAAAACCGTCGAACCGGTGTCATGCCATGCACTAGCCGACCTAGAAAACATGAGGGATTTTCCGCCCGAGAGGCGCCAGCGgcacaagaaaaacaaaaatatgtggaaaaagtttaa